One Fuscovulum ytuae DNA segment encodes these proteins:
- a CDS encoding SMP-30/gluconolactonase/LRE family protein has protein sequence MSFFEIHDPAFAQFVMGNAPVKRIASGFDWVEGPVWFADHGCLLFSDIPNNRILRWTEEGVTTFRAPSNYSNGHTRDLQGRLISCEHGTRRVTRTEWDGSITVLADSYQGKRLNSPNDVIVARDGAIWFSDPHYGIMTDYEGFKAAQELPCSVYRIALDGSIAAMITDMACPNGLAFSPDESRLYVADTGRMFSDDPQTILLFDMVEGRPVNGRHFHRIDTGCADGIRTDVEGNLWSSAGDGVHCSAPDGRLLGKILVPETVSNICFGGRAKHRLFITATTGVYSVVLNRRGAQWP, from the coding sequence ATGTCCTTTTTTGAAATCCATGATCCTGCATTCGCCCAGTTCGTGATGGGGAATGCCCCTGTGAAACGGATCGCCAGCGGATTCGACTGGGTCGAAGGTCCGGTATGGTTCGCCGATCATGGCTGTTTGTTGTTTTCCGACATTCCCAACAACCGCATCCTGCGCTGGACGGAAGAAGGCGTGACCACCTTTCGCGCGCCGTCGAATTATTCGAACGGTCATACGCGCGACCTTCAGGGGCGGCTGATCAGTTGCGAACACGGGACAAGGCGAGTGACGCGGACGGAATGGGACGGCAGCATCACGGTGCTGGCCGACAGCTATCAGGGAAAACGGCTGAACAGCCCGAATGACGTGATCGTGGCGCGCGATGGCGCGATCTGGTTTTCGGACCCGCATTACGGGATCATGACGGATTACGAAGGGTTCAAGGCGGCGCAGGAATTGCCGTGTTCGGTGTATCGGATCGCTTTGGATGGCAGTATCGCGGCGATGATCACCGATATGGCCTGTCCGAATGGTCTGGCCTTCAGCCCGGACGAAAGCCGCCTCTATGTGGCAGATACCGGGCGCATGTTCAGTGACGATCCGCAGACCATCCTTCTGTTCGATATGGTGGAGGGGCGGCCTGTCAATGGCCGGCATTTCCACAGGATCGACACTGGCTGCGCGGATGGAATCCGCACGGATGTGGAAGGCAATCTGTGGTCATCCGCCGGGGATGGGGTGCATTGCAGCGCGCCGGATGGGCGACTTCTGGGCAAGATCCTTGTTCCCGAAACCGTGTCGAATATCTGTTTTGGCGGGCGGGCCAAGCATCGGCTGTTCATCACGGCAACGACCGGTGTCTATTCCGTCGTCCTGAACCGGAGGGGCGCGCAATGGCCGTGA
- a CDS encoding LysR family transcriptional regulator, whose product MTGLRALEAVLRTGSLSAAARELCVTPAAISHRLRDLEARCGAPLVYRSGNRFVPTETGRAITAALGDAFQRIRMADELLHDGRSTEFRITASYSFAVLWLMPRIPTFEKMFPDTDLVINPTHDPLNHGPSDVTIVHAAHKPKGTGWRLLFDDRCAAIARPEHPFFATETGNMQDVLDSRLLHIAHQRGRDWGEYSWRDWAAQLGLSWSDAKKKGPSVSAEHLAAEMLPKSDLFALISVVNASDLLASNRLRLVKGSEAATGCSYWIGSRYDSGPFAGRAKRFIKLMIDSLKV is encoded by the coding sequence ATGACCGGTCTGCGCGCGCTGGAGGCGGTTCTCCGCACCGGCTCGCTCTCGGCTGCCGCACGCGAACTCTGCGTCACACCCGCCGCCATTAGCCACCGCCTCCGCGACCTCGAGGCGCGGTGCGGCGCGCCGCTCGTCTACCGGTCCGGCAACCGCTTTGTGCCAACAGAAACCGGGCGCGCCATCACCGCCGCCCTTGGCGACGCCTTTCAACGCATACGCATGGCGGACGAATTGCTGCATGATGGCCGGTCGACAGAGTTTCGCATCACGGCGTCCTATTCATTCGCTGTCCTATGGTTGATGCCGCGCATCCCGACATTCGAGAAAATGTTTCCCGACACCGATTTGGTGATCAACCCAACCCATGATCCGCTGAACCATGGACCATCCGATGTGACCATCGTCCATGCGGCACATAAGCCAAAAGGCACGGGATGGAGGCTTCTCTTCGATGACCGCTGCGCCGCCATCGCCCGCCCGGAACATCCGTTTTTCGCCACGGAGACAGGCAATATGCAGGATGTCCTCGACAGCCGCTTGCTCCACATCGCCCATCAAAGGGGCCGAGATTGGGGCGAATACAGTTGGCGCGACTGGGCGGCGCAGCTTGGTCTGTCTTGGTCCGATGCCAAAAAGAAAGGGCCATCCGTTTCGGCCGAACACCTTGCTGCCGAAATGCTCCCGAAATCCGATCTTTTCGCGCTGATCAGCGTTGTAAACGCCTCCGATTTGCTGGCATCCAACCGACTAAGGCTCGTCAAAGGAAGCGAGGCAGCAACAGGCTGCAGCTACTGGATCGGCAGTCGCTACGACAGCGGTCCATTCGCAGGCCGCGCCAAGCGGTTCATTAAACTGATGATCGACAGCCTGAAGGTTTAA
- a CDS encoding ABC transporter substrate-binding protein, whose product MTQNVSETRKRLFETLVKSSREGRIDRREFLALSSVLGLGAAVGLSMAPHAAMAQTPKRGGVLRVGQQVLAINDPRVYDWPQKANVARQFCEPLVRWQPDGSFTPSLLESWEVSDDARTYTLKVRQNATWTNGDAFTADDVVFNIRRMADATVEGNSMATRLVALRNGEEKTAAEDAVVKLDDFTVQLNLRNPDITLIPSFGDYPALCVHPSFPDGGDLAQAPIGTGAFELVSFEVGVRAVVKRRENGAWWGGEAYLDGIEFIDLGTDESAFLAAFSGGEIDMNDETSPDFADANDAAGLVRESAVTATTMVARMNTQVAPFTDVRVRQAMQLAVDNAVVLELGVAGLGSVAENHHVAPVHPEYAEIPKVAPDPAKALAMLTEAGHAETEIELISIDEGWLATTSDAIAGQLRDAGVKVKRTVLPGATFWDGWTKYPFSTTSWGARPLGVQIYALAYRSGEAWNESAHSNPEFDAKLEQALGIFDPDKRRPLMAEMQKMLQDSGVIIQPYWNELIMHRIEAVQGYRRHPLREMHLEAVWLDR is encoded by the coding sequence ATGACCCAGAACGTGTCCGAGACCCGGAAAAGGCTGTTTGAGACCCTAGTCAAATCGTCCCGTGAAGGCCGTATTGACCGACGTGAATTTCTTGCGCTTTCAAGCGTTCTTGGCCTAGGGGCGGCTGTTGGCCTGTCCATGGCGCCGCATGCTGCCATGGCGCAGACGCCCAAACGCGGGGGCGTGTTGCGGGTGGGGCAGCAGGTCTTGGCGATCAACGATCCCCGCGTCTATGACTGGCCGCAGAAGGCCAATGTCGCCCGCCAGTTCTGCGAACCTCTTGTGCGTTGGCAGCCCGATGGCAGCTTTACGCCGTCGCTTCTGGAAAGTTGGGAGGTTTCGGATGACGCCCGCACCTACACGCTAAAGGTGCGGCAGAATGCAACTTGGACGAATGGCGACGCGTTTACCGCCGATGACGTGGTCTTTAACATCCGCCGGATGGCCGATGCGACGGTCGAGGGCAATTCGATGGCCACCCGTCTTGTCGCCCTGCGCAATGGCGAGGAAAAGACGGCGGCCGAAGATGCAGTGGTGAAGCTGGACGATTTCACCGTTCAGTTGAACCTCCGCAATCCAGACATCACCCTGATCCCCAGCTTTGGCGATTATCCGGCGCTCTGCGTGCATCCGTCCTTTCCGGATGGTGGCGATCTGGCGCAGGCACCGATTGGAACCGGGGCCTTCGAGCTTGTCTCCTTTGAGGTGGGCGTCAGGGCTGTGGTGAAGCGGCGTGAGAATGGCGCGTGGTGGGGGGGCGAGGCCTATCTGGACGGGATCGAATTCATCGACCTTGGAACGGATGAATCGGCCTTTCTTGCGGCGTTCTCGGGCGGTGAGATCGACATGAATGACGAAACCAGCCCGGATTTTGCCGATGCCAATGATGCGGCGGGGCTGGTGCGGGAATCGGCGGTGACGGCGACGACGATGGTTGCCCGGATGAACACGCAGGTGGCACCGTTCACCGATGTTCGGGTGCGGCAGGCGATGCAGCTTGCCGTGGATAATGCCGTGGTTCTGGAACTGGGGGTGGCGGGCCTTGGGTCTGTGGCCGAGAACCATCATGTCGCGCCCGTGCATCCGGAATATGCCGAGATCCCCAAGGTCGCGCCGGATCCTGCGAAGGCGCTTGCGATGCTGACCGAGGCCGGACATGCGGAGACGGAGATTGAACTGATCTCGATCGACGAGGGGTGGCTGGCCACGACGTCGGATGCCATTGCTGGGCAGTTGCGGGATGCGGGCGTCAAGGTGAAACGGACGGTGCTGCCGGGGGCGACGTTCTGGGACGGTTGGACGAAATATCCCTTCTCGACCACCTCATGGGGGGCACGGCCTTTGGGGGTGCAGATCTATGCGCTGGCCTATCGCAGTGGCGAAGCGTGGAACGAAAGTGCGCATTCCAACCCGGAGTTCGATGCCAAGTTGGAGCAGGCGCTGGGGATTTTCGACCCGGACAAGCGTCGTCCTTTGATGGCCGAGATGCAGAAGATGCTGCAAGACAGCGGCGTGATCATCCAGCCCTATTGGAACGAGTTGATCATGCACCGGATCGAGGCGGTGCAGGGTTACAGGCGGCATCCTCTGCGTGAGATGCATCTGGAAGCGGTCTGGCTGGATCGTTGA
- a CDS encoding mandelate racemase/muconate lactonizing enzyme family protein codes for MKIREIRATPVNIPLRAPYRFSYGSTGSLTKTVVELMTEDGVTGLGECADGDRAADVARMAERLIGYDLRDVGPAARACVHGMSYTPWDNVTAHRRVFAGIEMAMWDARARSEGVPLYRLLGGAVRQEIPLTEYFSYRLPGREDAGEASPTDVARYCARMIEDHDARAFEGKVGTVDLAEEVRMVAEVRAAIGARTLQLDANGAWTLPTARQAMKALMPSDIAWFEEPCETYEEMAALRQHFACSFSTHIVDLPKAARLGCPDAIVTNINELGGIRGTLEFVAACAAMGVGFRFHSGETGVASAAYLHLSAALDHVRGASQTLLRWYADDVIEGGPLVPKSGVLRVPDGPGLGVTLDPAALRRCHERYLAEGRFPAGASAPPGSAYGSTFRKQ; via the coding sequence ATGAAGATCAGAGAAATCCGCGCCACGCCGGTGAACATTCCGCTGCGCGCGCCTTATCGGTTCAGCTATGGGTCGACCGGGTCGCTGACCAAGACCGTGGTTGAACTTATGACGGAGGACGGCGTCACGGGCCTTGGGGAATGTGCAGATGGCGACCGTGCGGCGGATGTGGCCCGGATGGCCGAGCGCCTGATCGGCTATGATCTGCGCGATGTGGGACCGGCGGCGCGGGCCTGCGTGCATGGGATGTCCTATACACCTTGGGACAATGTCACGGCCCATCGTCGGGTTTTCGCCGGGATCGAAATGGCGATGTGGGATGCGCGGGCGCGCAGCGAGGGCGTGCCGCTTTATCGTTTGTTGGGCGGTGCCGTCCGGCAAGAGATCCCGCTGACCGAATATTTCAGCTATCGCCTGCCCGGTCGGGAGGATGCGGGGGAGGCAAGCCCCACGGACGTTGCGCGCTATTGTGCGCGGATGATCGAGGACCATGATGCGCGGGCCTTCGAGGGTAAGGTCGGCACGGTCGACCTTGCCGAAGAGGTGCGGATGGTGGCCGAGGTCCGCGCGGCCATCGGCGCACGGACCCTGCAACTGGATGCCAATGGCGCATGGACACTGCCGACGGCGCGGCAGGCGATGAAGGCGCTGATGCCCAGTGACATCGCATGGTTCGAGGAGCCTTGCGAAACCTATGAAGAGATGGCTGCCCTGCGCCAGCATTTCGCGTGTTCTTTTTCGACCCATATTGTCGATCTGCCCAAAGCCGCGCGGCTTGGCTGCCCGGATGCCATTGTGACCAACATCAACGAATTGGGCGGTATCCGCGGCACGCTGGAATTCGTGGCGGCCTGCGCGGCGATGGGGGTTGGGTTCCGCTTTCATTCTGGCGAGACGGGGGTTGCGTCGGCGGCCTATCTGCATCTGTCGGCGGCGCTGGATCATGTGCGCGGGGCAAGCCAGACCTTGCTGCGATGGTATGCGGATGATGTCATCGAGGGTGGCCCCTTAGTGCCGAAATCGGGTGTGCTGCGGGTGCCTGATGGCCCCGGACTTGGGGTGACGCTGGACCCGGCCGCGCTGCGCCGGTGCCATGAAAGGTATCTGGCCGAAGGGCGGTTTCCGGCTGGTGCATCGGCCCCGCCGGGATCGGCCTATGGCAGCACCTTCAGAAAACAGTGA